ACCTCATTGTCCACTGCGGCTGACGTTTATCCTCCTCATGTCGTGTCCTGTTCACCCTCGCCTGGAGCCACTTCGGTATCCATAACCACGAAGATCAGGATAGTTTTCAACGAAAGCATGGATATCAATAGCGCGCAATCCGCCTTTTCCCTCTCCGGGACCTCGAATGTTGCTGGCAGCTTCATTTGGGAGGATGAGAATCGGGTGGTGACATTCTCTCCCTCAACCACGCTGTCTTATGCCACCACCTATACTGTCCAGATCAGCGTTGCCGCTCGTGACGTAGCGGGCAATGCCCTGTCCTCTTCTTATATCAGCACATTCACCACCGAAGCGCAACCAACCTTAATTGTCGTCCCCTCAGCACCCTTGTCATTGATGGCAAGCGGTGGGGTAAAATGCGCATTTTTATCCTGGTCCCCTCCCGCCAATGATGGTGGGGCTTCGTTATCAGGATATAAGCTGTACCGAGCGATCAACACGGGTGATGCAGGATATGCACCAGTGGCCACGTTGGGAAATGTGAACAGTTACACAGATGTGGGGCTATCCGATGGCACAGTCTATTATTACAAGGTTTCTGCCACAAACTCAGCGGGGGAAGGAGCTTTATCGGCAGAGGTTTCCTGTGTTACCTTTGCCCTGCCTTCAGAGCCGCTCTCTCTTTCCGGCGTGGGAGGAGTACGCAGCGTGACCCTTAGCTGGTCCCCACCCGCCTCTGACGGCGGAACGCCAATAACGGGATATCGCCTCTATCGTGGCACATCCACGACTTCTCAATCATTGATCGCAACGCTGGGCCCAGTTCTCAGCTTTGTCGATGCAAGCCTATCTAACGGAACGACCTATTATTACAGGGTGAGCGCGGTTAATGCGGTGGGAGAAGGGGGATCGAGCCCTATAGCCTCCACCACCACCTCCGTGCTTGTCCCTTCTGCCCCTCGGGGACTGATAGCCTCCGCCTCCAAGGACAGCATCACTTTGACTTGGACGGCTCCGACCTCAGATGGTGGTTCTAAGGTAACAGGATACAGGATTTACAGAGGTGCGTCTTCAGAAAATCTAGCCCTTATAGCCTCGATATCCAACGATACATATTATATGGATTCGGGTCTAGTGAACGGACAAATATATTATTATCGCGTCTCGGCCATCAATGTAGCTGGGGAAGGCTCTCTATCAGAAGTAGTTGCGGCAGCAACCTCAGCTCAGGTGCCATCAGCTCCCCTTTCCTTAATTGCTCTGGCAGGGGATGGATGTGCCACTTTATCATGGTCTTCTCCGCTCGTCTCCGGCGGCTCACCCCTGCTTGGATACAGATTATATAGAGCAGTAGGGACAGGAAGTATGTCGCTTATCAGGGTACTCGAAGACGTTTACTTCATGGACTCCAACCTGACCAACGGCCAGATCTATCGCTACACCGTAACAGCGCTGAATTCAGCAGGAGAAAGTGAGCCATCTAATGAGGTGTCAGTGTTACCGGTAGGACCTCCCAGCCAACCATTAGAACTTCAAGCCATACCGGGCAATTCTGTATGCACACTTAGCTGGTCTATTCCGGAGAATGATGGCGGCGCGGCTATCATTGGTTATAGAATCTATCGTGGACTTTCACCGAATAGCCTTTCTATGGTGGCTACAGTGGGTCAAGCTCTGACCTTTGTAGACGAGGGTCTTACGAACGGTCAGCAGGTATATTATGCCGTGGCGGCGGTTAATGAAGTGGGAGTAGGAGCATTGTCGCCCCAGGTCACCTGTGTCCCAGGCTTTGTGCCCTCCTCCCCCAGGAGCCTTACTGCAATAGGTGCGGATTCAAAGGTGGAGCTGTCTTGGAGCGCCCCGCTATTCGATAACGGTTTCAGCATAGAGGGATATGTCGTATACAGAGGGACCTCGCCCGATGAGCTGATTCCCTATGCCTCGCTAGGCAACGTACTTCAATTCACGGATTCGAGCGTTATCAATGGCGTCGAATATCATTACCGAATCACCGCCCGCAACGCCAAGGGTGAGAGTGGCTTTTCTCCCCTAGCATCTGCGCGCCCAGCAACTGTACCCTCTAGCCCCCAGCTACTATTTGCTTCTGCGGGATTGGGGACCATATCGCTTAGCTGGCAGCCTCCCCTGACAGATGGTGGCGATTCTATAATTGGTTACGTAATCTTCCGCGGTTCGACGGCCGATGAATTGGTGCAGATAGCCATGGTCACCTCTTCATCGTATCAGGACTCTGGATTAGGGCCAGGCATCATGTTCTACTATGAGGTCAGGGCCTTCAATGGGCAAGGCCTAGGTGCGGGTACTAAGGCATGGGCAAGAACATATGATTTGCCTTCCACACCTTTGAACCTCCAGGCTGTCGCGGACAAGGATAAGATCGCTCTCAGTTGGTCGGTTCCGAACTATAATGGTGGAACAGCAGTTCTGAATTATAAGATCTACAGAGGAGCCGCTCCTGGAAATCTGATTTGTGTGGCGCTGACCAACGAAACCTACTATCTTGATACAGGTCTGACGCCAGGAATTGAATATTATTACGCAGTATCAGCAGTGAATGCGGTGGGAGAGGGGATGAGGTGCGAAGTAGCTAGTGCTAGGCTGCCGGCCAGCGTCCCTTCATCTCCGACATGGATAGAAGCAACTACATCCGGCGCTATGATTTCTTTGAGATGGGCTGCTCCGACCTCTGATGGAGGCTCGATTATCGTTTCATATCGCCTTTACCGAGGACAGGGTTCAGAACCGATGATGTGGCTGACAGATGTAAACACTCCATCCTATATCGATGGACAAGTATCGCCCGGAATATCATATTCTTACAAGGTATCTGCTTTGAACGCCGTAGGCGAAGGTCCTGCGTCACCTGAGGTAAAGGTGCAGCTCTTGTTGCCACCCTCTCCTCCTGGTAACTTGGTGGCGACGAAAGGTAAAAATTCCGTAATGCTGACGTGGGAAAAACCTGAGCAGGATGGGGGAAGCGAAAGAATAACCTATGTAGTCTATCGCGGGACTTCACCATCTCAATTGACCAAACTTACCACCGTAAGCTCTGGGCTGAGCTTCACTGACACCGCTCTGCCGAAGAGCGACTTCGTCTATTACCGCGTTTCATCGCTAAATGCTGTAGGGGAGAGCGCGCTCTCCAACTTGGCATCGGTTTCCCTTAGCAAGAAACCTGCTCCTCCAAAAGGCTTGACGGTCACTGCGCAAGATGGAAAAGTGCTTCTAAGTTGGCAGTCTCCAGAATATGATGTTGGAGAGGAAGTACTAGGCTATACCATCTATCGTCAGAGCTCAGGAGAAGAAATGACGATGATAGCCAGCACCAATGGCACCTCTTATCTGGATGAGGGGCTGATAAACGGCCGTTATTATACATATGCAGTGGCTACCATAACGCCTATGGGTATAGGGGAGGCGCTTGAAGGTCCTCCTGTAAAGCCTTATGGACTGCCCGATCCGCCGCTTTCACTCACCTATGTCCCTTACGATGGGATGGTAGTGCTCAAATGGGATGCTCCAGATTACGATGGTGGAGCGGATATAGAGGCTTATAACATCTACCTCAAATCTAAGAGCGGGACAATATTAATCGGGCAAGTTACAGGGCTAATGAACAGCTTTGCAGTTCACGATGTGCCGGATGATGAACAAGTTAATTTCATGGTTACAGCCGTGAATGCCGCGGGAGAGAGTTCCGCGGCCATAGTCCAAGCTATGCCCAAAAGCGCGCTAGATGTGAAGACTGGTATATCTGATGGAGTTATACTGGGAGCCAGTCTCCCGGTCCTATTGGGAGCTGTGGCTTTGGCTGGGGCTGCTCTTGGTGCGGGTACTTGGGGTTGGCATCGCGGACAAACAGGCACGGCGAGAAAAAAGCCCTTGCAGAAAAGTTCTGTTTCTCCCGCGGAAGTAGTTAAGATGGTGCATGTGCGCCGTCCTCAGAGCCAGAACATCACTAAAAGGGCTTCTACACCCACCCAGAATATGGATCTCCTGTCCTTCGAGAGAACATTAAAAGATCTAGAGGTTACAGAACGCATTTGGTAGTTCATACGACATCGACGATCAGCCAGAGCTCGTGCATCTGGTCATCAAACTGTAAGATGAACAACAATCGGTGTTGGCCGGGCTCGAGGAAGCGAAATAGGAATTGACGAGAGAAGGTCTGCCCATCGAGGACAGTCTCGTCAGCGCAAAACGCCTTGCTGGGGAGCAAATCATGAACTGTTGACCAATTCAAGCCGGAGTAATCGGTGAACTTATCCTCTTCCAACACTCCTAGAGTGAGATTGTACTTCTCAGCTTCTCTCATGTGATTGACAAAGGTTATAATTACCGTCGCGTTCTCTCCCACCCTCAGGCTTTGCGGCAGTGTGCCGAGCGACCCATCCGGTCCAGTTATGTAAAACTCAGTATAGGTTTCAGGTGGTATACCTTTTTGTAGTGTTCCCACGCTTAGCAATATGGCGACTAACAGGCCGGCCAAGGCTAACAGCAGGACCGACTTGTCATAATTGTTGATTGCTCCTCGACCCAACTTCAATTCAAGTATCAGCTCAAACTCTTCTTCCTCAGGCACCATGAATCTGCGAAATATTGCAGCTGCGGACAGTACTATGTTGAGCACCAGAACTTCGGTCAATACAAAGCTTGAGGTGAAACCCACAGGCGACCAGGCCAAAGAGATACCTCCCATGGCGAAAAGGACCAGACTCAGGATTATGGAAGCCATAAATCTCTCCAAAAGGGATATCTGGCCCACATCTAGACTCACATTCGATGAATCCTTGGATGAGCCTTTGCCAGGAAAGATAGCTGAGGTCAATGCCCAACCGGGGAGGAAGAAAACGCTGAGAAAGGCCAAGAGATCCAGAATTGGCGAACGCCATCCTAAGATAGAAAGCATGACTGCCAGGGTGGATATGGTGCAGACAAGAGCCAAATCATATGGCCGTCCAGGTGCGGCCAGGACCAACCTCAGCTTCCTTCCTCCCAATCATTTCGAGAAGATGTATGTCAGGTTAAAAAAGGTTCTCAGTAGGCTCTATTCTTCTTTCGCTCGATCTTGTTTAATAAATTGTGCCATTAGGTGCCAGCTTCTCTCACCATAGTCCTTGTCGAAATCGACCTGCTCCGCTTTGCGGAAAAAAGAGGATAAGCGGTGAAGCCTT
The genomic region above belongs to Methanomassiliicoccales archaeon and contains:
- a CDS encoding fibronectin type III domain-containing protein — protein: MIGSDTINEAKAPSSSLKEDNESFCFETKGNQEVTRSTQSPLSFFRQALARGARLLSGKEPEKARLFKKGIKVLDRSASIRLARFFSILFTFIFLLGPCAPLFMAIPATAALDSAGSTGTALEFVPNSEDFTLGALSSNLTITVSGTLITVWTEEYAIKVDFSTSFVDYRIQPYFCTDFIRYRRVNPQYAGDGTYDANGNALDSVSMTISSWGRSGNNVWFIESCPEFSLNQSFRVYRDYFELDVTYKPGTKKVLTTYFIGLYSASNSLYSLVNTATGRFNRYIPGYAEDTPDGYGFGGWYPSFKMFAPACDLRVPGKNLGVEWGYNETVAYLYSPVWMKDCGTGGASVMALKFSSKNSVVPNVALGTEETFHMFCRPYKYSDGKQRGYNVGYAQWVAPKIASAWGNHNTPIFPLAVMDLGSWTSTFRSYVENSEIKLATYSKNPNQINWNYKSSQISNTNPGDAANVPYSWQIITSSGAPMLTNDGTKVICNPVSGPYNTPGTYRWQLINNDPYMAWWTGTKGVFWDEMNLWTAENRLKNDYQQRSDFLLDGYLRLVQESYASGYWDYVIANPFTGLLHLSIAADICLLEGYEPSSIYGTDLVKHVHSTMNFVNMIPETYRPRILVYQNYATGNTNDQLDVYSVLFGAAKYGFHVTLLSYDSYDSQLRYLRMAEEMFKAMGCTRDSDVRTVTVDTLDLALSNSITTAAQMLVTKGAGSATITATADLSSFTITNLHATSNTFDLRVPSGSYYIPGPGVTKLSDMTYSADGYAKFSGRIDPEKTSKLNRVDDIKVYQRLTGSATISLSSLGPNADLTVSSTGGSTEIILRGYAPGKSYDIFVNSVKVDTKIAAQDGSISFTRSYGSNDRVTTSLSTAADVYPPHVVSCSPSPGATSVSITTKIRIVFNESMDINSAQSAFSLSGTSNVAGSFIWEDENRVVTFSPSTTLSYATTYTVQISVAARDVAGNALSSSYISTFTTEAQPTLIVVPSAPLSLMASGGVKCAFLSWSPPANDGGASLSGYKLYRAINTGDAGYAPVATLGNVNSYTDVGLSDGTVYYYKVSATNSAGEGALSAEVSCVTFALPSEPLSLSGVGGVRSVTLSWSPPASDGGTPITGYRLYRGTSTTSQSLIATLGPVLSFVDASLSNGTTYYYRVSAVNAVGEGGSSPIASTTTSVLVPSAPRGLIASASKDSITLTWTAPTSDGGSKVTGYRIYRGASSENLALIASISNDTYYMDSGLVNGQIYYYRVSAINVAGEGSLSEVVAAATSAQVPSAPLSLIALAGDGCATLSWSSPLVSGGSPLLGYRLYRAVGTGSMSLIRVLEDVYFMDSNLTNGQIYRYTVTALNSAGESEPSNEVSVLPVGPPSQPLELQAIPGNSVCTLSWSIPENDGGAAIIGYRIYRGLSPNSLSMVATVGQALTFVDEGLTNGQQVYYAVAAVNEVGVGALSPQVTCVPGFVPSSPRSLTAIGADSKVELSWSAPLFDNGFSIEGYVVYRGTSPDELIPYASLGNVLQFTDSSVINGVEYHYRITARNAKGESGFSPLASARPATVPSSPQLLFASAGLGTISLSWQPPLTDGGDSIIGYVIFRGSTADELVQIAMVTSSSYQDSGLGPGIMFYYEVRAFNGQGLGAGTKAWARTYDLPSTPLNLQAVADKDKIALSWSVPNYNGGTAVLNYKIYRGAAPGNLICVALTNETYYLDTGLTPGIEYYYAVSAVNAVGEGMRCEVASARLPASVPSSPTWIEATTSGAMISLRWAAPTSDGGSIIVSYRLYRGQGSEPMMWLTDVNTPSYIDGQVSPGISYSYKVSALNAVGEGPASPEVKVQLLLPPSPPGNLVATKGKNSVMLTWEKPEQDGGSERITYVVYRGTSPSQLTKLTTVSSGLSFTDTALPKSDFVYYRVSSLNAVGESALSNLASVSLSKKPAPPKGLTVTAQDGKVLLSWQSPEYDVGEEVLGYTIYRQSSGEEMTMIASTNGTSYLDEGLINGRYYTYAVATITPMGIGEALEGPPVKPYGLPDPPLSLTYVPYDGMVVLKWDAPDYDGGADIEAYNIYLKSKSGTILIGQVTGLMNSFAVHDVPDDEQVNFMVTAVNAAGESSAAIVQAMPKSALDVKTGISDGVILGASLPVLLGAVALAGAALGAGTWGWHRGQTGTARKKPLQKSSVSPAEVVKMVHVRRPQSQNITKRASTPTQNMDLLSFERTLKDLEVTERIW
- a CDS encoding DUF1616 domain-containing protein codes for the protein MGGRKLRLVLAAPGRPYDLALVCTISTLAVMLSILGWRSPILDLLAFLSVFFLPGWALTSAIFPGKGSSKDSSNVSLDVGQISLLERFMASIILSLVLFAMGGISLAWSPVGFTSSFVLTEVLVLNIVLSAAAIFRRFMVPEEEEFELILELKLGRGAINNYDKSVLLLALAGLLVAILLSVGTLQKGIPPETYTEFYITGPDGSLGTLPQSLRVGENATVIITFVNHMREAEKYNLTLGVLEEDKFTDYSGLNWSTVHDLLPSKAFCADETVLDGQTFSRQFLFRFLEPGQHRLLFILQFDDQMHELWLIVDVV